A window of Cottoperca gobio chromosome 16, fCotGob3.1, whole genome shotgun sequence contains these coding sequences:
- the gpsm3 gene encoding G-protein-signaling modulator 1, translating into MAEEGLLERLVITEEGDMPESVIDIGASSSVVILQSCSGESALKEEEEHTGVGKNEEEIESKMCLEKQRTTAEDNQTREVVVTEEDKPEKTENMNDGHNRGDIESEGVTMRINKTPEKPSDTKDEKVTQVELKSLNSSEQQPEGTKNQEEDQAKVHPLAPEFPEALYELLFTLQEGRRLNDQRCSFRLESGMRRRCHSEPNTSKPANRVMFSSMTSLQKEEFFELVATAQARRLNDQRAKLEKSPPPKPKGRGFRGSIKQISFARKPAPAPVPVPVPKEDLYNMILATQSQGRLEDQRSRAPGPMDDDDFFSLLLRVQGGRMDEQRTELPCLLQT; encoded by the exons ATGGCTGAAGAGGGACTGCTGGAACGTCTCGTCATCACCGAAGAGGGAGACATGCCTGAGAGTGTCATTGACATAGGGGCGAGCAGTTCAGTTGTCATCCTTCAGAGCTGCAGCGGCGAGTCGGctctgaaagaggaagaggaacatACAGGAGTGGGCAAGAACGAAGAAGAAATAGAGAGTAAAATGTGTTTAGAAAAACAACGAACCACCGCAGAGGACAACCAGACACGGGAGGTTGTTGTGACTGAAGAGGACAAACCagagaaaactgaaaacatgaatGATGGACACAACAGAGGTGACATTGAGAGTGAAGGTGTGACGATGAGGATTAATAAAACACCTGAGAAACCCAGTGACACAAAGGATGAAAAGGTTACACAAGTGGAATTAAAGAGTTTAAATTCCTCTGAGCAACAACCTGAAGGGACAAAGAACCAAGAAGAGGATCAAGCAAAG GTTCACCCGTTAGCACCTGAATTCCCGGAGGCGCTGTACGAGCTGCTCTTCACCCTTCAGGAGGGGAGACGGCTCAATGACCAGCGCTGCTCCTTCAGGCTGGAGAGtgggatgaggaggaggtgcCACTCTGAGCCCAACACCAGCAAGCCAGCCAACAGAG TCATGTTTTCCTCCATGACTTCACTGCAGAAAGAGGAGTTTTTTGAGTTGGTGGCCACCGCTCAAGCTCGCCGGCTGAATGACCAGAGGGCCAAGCTTGAAAAGTCACCACCACCAAAACCAAAAGGCAGAGGCTTCAGAGGCAGCATAAAGCAAATCTCTTTCGCGAGAAAGCCTGCGCCTGCGCCAGTTCCCGTGCCTGTGCCCAAAGAGGATCTCTATAATATGATTCTCGCGACACAA TCCCAGGGCAGGCTGGAGGATCAGCGCAGCAGGGCTCCTGGTCCCATGGATGATGACGACTTTTTCTCCCTGCTCCTGAGGGTCCAGGGAGGACGCATGGACGAGCAGAGGACCGAACTACCATGCTTGCTGCAAACCTGA
- the rgl2 gene encoding ral guanine nucleotide dissociation stimulator-like 2 isoform X1: MLPRNMRTGGYDLPGVESSGVPLIGYRPLLSDSGTPSNQSRRGSSNDDLETSQAEPSPMKTTWYCPLDLSTVVEEEEDGVIYNVVVKQQHGTPNSLTSAVSRSQCVKAGTEEKLVLHLLHSFSMGDSSFITIFLSTYRSFSSTGRVLDILCDRLENSPGDNERSQIRQSFNKAVCMVFSTWLSEYPEDFKSLREPSRLLRLAPLLPQYSSSAADLQARLLRIAEELSEKALLPDAHKDQTGFTSLPPDACKFEPTSVLGFPAALIAEQLTKIETELFVRLVPYHCLGSLWSQRDKKGREGVCWSVRATIHQFNKLANAVLASCLCPTNLRSQQRARLLEKWISVAEECRARKNFSSLYAIVSALQSNPIHRLRKTWQDTDREAVRRYEELSEIFSEKDNHSQSRELLKEEGTSKFANLDNRLNNKHLNRSNAQGTVPYLGIFLTDLTMLDTAVKDRLDNGYINFDKRRREFEVLAQIRLLQSSCKHCVFTADEAFIQWYLSAPTLTEEESYRLSNEIEAPGEPSPRGFTPTVIITQCPDLSSSRTSLTGDSDSLFDFPSPVNNLLSKLTKHMRSPSVSCLDVDTSPSTNDSTPATLTPSTPTKSHRRSVSCGNNPPNNIQGSGPDMRIIRIRMDLQDGNLYRSILVTSNDKTHTVISSALEKHNQDPKQTSTYELIQLLPEGKELVIPATGNAFYAMISSSVDFLLRRKGGNTLLGSQPISTETSATFPRIKAKGRRLVRTLF; encoded by the exons GCAGAGCCCTCACCAATGAAGACCACCTGGTACTGTCCTCTGGATCTG TCCACtgtggtggaggaagaggaggatggagtGATATACAATGTGGTGGTCAAGCAGCAGCATGGCACCCCCAATAGTCTGACG TCAGCGGTTTCTCGCTCCCAGTGTGTGAAAGCAGGGACCGAAGAAAAGCTGgtgctccacctcctccactccttTTCTATGGGAGACTCCTCCTTCATCACCATCTTCCTCTCCACCTATCGATCCTTCTCCTCCACGGGGAGAGTGCTGGACATCCTCTGTGACAG ATTGGAGAACTCACCTGGGGACAACGAGAGGAGCCAGATAAGACAATCCTTCAACAA AGCGGTGTGTATGGTGTTTAGCACATGGCTCTCTGAGTATCCTGAAGACTTTAAGAGTTTGCGGGAGCCCTCTCGCCTGCTACGCCTggctcccctcctcccccagtACTCCTCGTCTGCTGCCGACCTCCAAGCTCGCCTCCTCAGGATAGCCGAGGAGCTTAGCGAGAAAGCCCTGCTCCCTGACGCCCATAAAG ATCAAACCGGTTTCACCAGCCTTCCTCCTGACGCCTGCAAGTTTGAACCCACCAGCGTACTTGGATTCCCTGCAGCGCTCATCGCGGAGCAGCTCACCAAAATAGAGACC GAGCTGTTTGTCCGTCTGGTCCCGTACCACTGCCTCGGCTCACTGTGGTCTCAGAGGGACAAGAAAGGAAGGGAAGGCGTTTGTTGGTCCGTCCGGGCCACCATACATCAGTTCAACAAACTGGCCAATGCAGTTTTAGCATCCTGCCTTTGTCCTACAAATCTACGCAGCCAGCAGAGAGCCCGACTGCTGGAGAAGTGGATCAGCGTGGCAGAG GAGTGCCGAGCCAGGAAGAACTTCTCCTCACTGTATGCCATCGTGTCTGCCCTGCAGAGTAATCCCATCCACCGGCTAAGGAAGACGTGGCAGGACACTGACAG GGAGGCGGTGAGGAGATATGAGGAACTGTCAGAAATATTCTCAGAGAAGGACAACCACTCGCAAAGTAGAGAACTCCTCAAGGAG GAGGGCACATCCAAGTTTGCCAACCTTGACAACAGGCTCAACAACAAACATCTTAATCGG TCCAACGCCCAGGGCACTGTGCCATACCTGGGCATCTTCCTCACAGACCTCACCATGCTGGACACTGCAGTCAAAGACAGGCTGGAT AATGGCTACATCAACTTTGACAAAAGGAGAAGG GAATTTGAGGTTTTAGCTCAAATACGTCTCCTACAGTCTTCCTGCAAACACTGTGTTTTCACCGCTGACGAGGCCTTCATACAGTGGTACCTGAGTGCACCCACACTAACAGAGGAGGAAAG TTACAGACTGTCCAATGAAATTGAAGCCCCTGGTGAGCCGAGCCCCCGTGGCTTTACTCCAACAGTCATCATCACACAGTGCCCAGA CCTGAGTAGCTCTCGGACCAGCCTGACTGGTGACAGTGACAGCCTCTTTGACTTCCCCTCCCCTGTCAATAATTTGCTCTCAAAACTCACAAAG CATATGAGATCTCCGTCTGTGTCCTGTCTGGATGTTGACACGTCTCCTTCAACCAATGACTCCACCCCTGCCACGTTGACTCCATCCACTCCCACAAAATCACACCGGCGATCAGTCTCCTGCGGCAACAACCCCCCCAATAACATCCAAGGTTCAGGTCCTGACATGCGAATAATCCGGATACGGATGGACCTGCAGGATGGAAACCTGTACCGAAGCATACTG gTCACAAGCAATGACAAGACCCACACTGTGATCAGCTCTGCCTTAGAAAAGCACAATCAGGACCCCAAACAGACGTCCACATATGAGCTCATCCAACTTCTGCCTGAAGGAAAAG AACTGGTCATCCCTGCTACAGGAAACGCCTTCTACGCCATGATCTCATCTAGTGTTGACTTCCTGTTGAGGAGGAAAGGCGGGAACACTCTTCTGGGTTCACAGCCGATCAGCACGGAGACGAGCGCCACGTTCCCTCGAATCAAGGCCAAGGGGAGGAGACTGGTCAGGACACTATTTTGA
- the dnase2 gene encoding deoxyribonuclease-2-alpha isoform X1, with protein MQVMHEKKQAQPEGWKSPLAKVLQKMLLFLSLLFICGTIEGDTSPITCYNDQGDVVDWFYMYKLPKGHDKKHPHEGEMYLLLDKGSEGWTNGKGTVNDTTGALGRTVGQLYSQGKNTEVAYILYNDQRPLKDLGDRWVDNSGSGGHTKGVVLLDKNQGFWLVHSTPNFPPVRRAGQYYYPGSGELYGQNFICVTYPLDRFQTIGEQLQINQPNVYDCDVPESLASLVPALAAICAKKHLSAHIFPHIKPVSNRSVTLTSKGGTNFISFAKGASFNNDLYHSWVAPSLQSDLLVQFWIRSTGILPSDCSLGWKVLDITLLNPGQTFTFKTSQDHSKWAVSPKAAGSGPGGGWVCVGDINRNHAEEKRGGGTVCLQDPVVWKAYRTAVLECQACGGGTGQC; from the exons ATGCAGGTCATGCATGAGAAAAAGCAAGCTCAGCCAGAG GGGTGGAAAAGTCCTTTAGCAAAAGTACTACAGAAA ATGCTGCTGTTCCTATCCCTGCTGTTCATCTGTGGGACAATAGAGGGCGACACCTCACCAATCACCTGCTACAACGACCAAGGAGATGTCGTTGATTG GTTCTACATGTACAAGCTGCCTAAAGGACATGACAAAAAACATCCCCATGAGGGTGAGATGTATTTACTGCTGGACAAAGGGAGTGAAGGATGGACCAATGGGAAGGGGACAGTGAACGACACCACGGGTGCTCTGGGCCGGACAGTCGGACAACTGTACTCACAAGGAAAG AACACAGAGGTAGCATACATCCTATACAATGACCAGAGGCCACTCAAGGACCTTGGTGACAGATGGGTTGACAACAGTGGAAGTGGAGGACACACAAAAG GTGTTGTCCTGCTGGATAAGAATCAGGGCTTCTGGTTGGTCCACAGCACCCCTAATTTCCCCCCTGTACGACGGGCAGGACAGTATTATTACCCCGGCAGCGGAGAGCTGTACGGACAAAACTTTATCTGCGTTACCTACCCGCTCGACCGCTTCCAGACCATCG GAGAGCAGCTTCAGATCAATCAGCCTAATGTGTACGACTGCGACGTCCCCGAGTCCTTGGCGTCCCTGGTGCCCGCACTGGCTGCTATCTGTGCGAAAAAACATCTGTCTGCTCACATCTTTCCACATATCAAACCTGTATCCAATCGCAGCGTGACTCTGACCTCAAAGGGTGGCACCAACTTCATCAGCTTTGCCAAAGGAGCCTCTTTTAACAACG ACCTGTACCACTCCTGGGTGGCCCCCAGCCTCCAGTCAGACCTCCTGGTCCAGTTCTGGATTCGCTCCACGGGCATCCTCCCCTCCGACTGCTCGCTGGGCTGGAAGGTTCTGGACATCACGCTCCTCAACCCGGGGCAGACATTCACCTTTAAGACCAGCCAGGACCACTCCAAGTGGGCTGTCAGCCCCAAGGCGGCCGGGTCCGGGCCCGGAGGAGgctgggtgtgtgtgggagacatAAACCGGAACCATgcggaggagaagagaggcGGTGGCACGGTGTGTCTACAGGACCCGGTGGTGTGGAAGGCTTACCGGACGGCGGTGCTAGAGTGTCAGGCTTGCGGAGGAGGAACGGGCCAGTGCTGA
- the pbx2 gene encoding pre-B-cell leukemia transcription factor 2, which translates to MLQQQPLTGNGPSNGRGLGMSGHPGMHALNSVHQPSQHRPDGVDSGLEGSENGHESRRDIGDILQQIMTITDQSLDEAQAKKHALNCHRMKPALFSVLCEIKEKTGLSMRNAQEDESQDPQLVRLDNMLLAEGVAGPEKGGGAAAAVSAATSSGGMSPDSSLEHSDYKSKLSQIRSIYHTELEKYEQACTEFTTHVMNLLREQSRTRPVTPREIERMVGIIHRKFSTIQTQLKQSTCEAVMILRSRFLDARRKRRNFSKQATEGLNEYFYSHLSNPYPSEEAKEELAKHCGITISQVSNWFGNKRIRYKKNIGKFQEEANLYAMKTALVARPGNDSPHTPNSTGSGSFSLPGSADMFLGVPPVNGDQSAYQIGVQANGNCYGPNSPPSAASPNSNHSDNSD; encoded by the exons atgttgcagcagcagcctctgaCGGGCAACGGGCCCTCCAACGGCCGGGGACTCGGCATGAGTGGCCACCCCGGGATGCATGCGCTTAACTCGGTTCATCAACCTTCCCAGCATCGGCCCGACGGAGTGGACTCGGGCCTCGAGGGCTCAGAAAACGGACACGAAAGCCGCAGAGATATTGGTGACATACTGCAACAAATAATGACTATCACCGACCAAAGTTTGGACGAGGCGCAGGCAAA GAAACATGCACTCAACTGTCACAGGATGAAACCTGCGTTGTTCAGCGTCCTGTGCGAGATCAAGGAAAAAACCg GCTTGTCAATGAGGAACGCCCAGGAGGACGAGTCTCAGGATCCTCAGCTGGTGCGATTGGACAACATGCTGCTTGCAGAGGGTGTGGCGGGGCCGGAAAAGGGCGGcggggctgctgctgctgtgtcggCTGCCACAAGCTCGGGAGGGATGTCACCTGACAGCTCGCTCGAGCACTCCGACTACAAAAGCAAGTTGAGCCAGATTCGCAGTATCTACCACACTGAGCTGGAGAAGTATGAGCAG GCATGCACCGAGTTCACCACCCATGTGATGAACCTGCTGAGGGAGCAGTCTCGTACACGGCCCGTGACTCCGCGGGAGATTGAGCGCATGGTGGGCATCATCCACCGCAAGTTCAGCACGATCCAGACCCAGCTGAAGCAGAGCACTTGTGAGGCAGTCATGATCCTGAGGTCCCGCTTCCTTGATGCCAG GCGCAAAAGGCGCAACTTCAGCAAACAGGCCACAGAAGGCCTGAATGAGTATTTCTACTCTCACCTGTCCAACCCTTACCCCAGTGAAGAAGCCAAAGAGGAACTTGCCAAACACTGTGGAATCACCATCTCTCAG GTGTCCAACTGGTTTGGCAACAAAAGAATCCGCTACAAGAAAAACATTGGCAAGTTCCAAGAGGAGGCAAACCTTTATGCCATGAAGACAGCCTTGGTGGCCAGACCAGGCAACGATTCCCCGCACACTCCCAACTCCACGG GATCTGGCTCCTTCTCTCTGCCCGGGTCAGCTGACATGTTCCTCGGGGTTCCACCTGTGAACGGCGATCAATCCGCTTACCAAATTGGAGTGCAG GCTAACGGGAACTGCTACGGTCCAAACTCGCCCCCATCCGCCGCCTCGCCCAACAGCAACCACTCGGACAATTCTGACTGA
- the dnase2 gene encoding deoxyribonuclease-2-alpha isoform X2, with product MQVMHEKKQAQPEMLLFLSLLFICGTIEGDTSPITCYNDQGDVVDWFYMYKLPKGHDKKHPHEGEMYLLLDKGSEGWTNGKGTVNDTTGALGRTVGQLYSQGKNTEVAYILYNDQRPLKDLGDRWVDNSGSGGHTKGVVLLDKNQGFWLVHSTPNFPPVRRAGQYYYPGSGELYGQNFICVTYPLDRFQTIGEQLQINQPNVYDCDVPESLASLVPALAAICAKKHLSAHIFPHIKPVSNRSVTLTSKGGTNFISFAKGASFNNDLYHSWVAPSLQSDLLVQFWIRSTGILPSDCSLGWKVLDITLLNPGQTFTFKTSQDHSKWAVSPKAAGSGPGGGWVCVGDINRNHAEEKRGGGTVCLQDPVVWKAYRTAVLECQACGGGTGQC from the exons ATGCAGGTCATGCATGAGAAAAAGCAAGCTCAGCCAGAG ATGCTGCTGTTCCTATCCCTGCTGTTCATCTGTGGGACAATAGAGGGCGACACCTCACCAATCACCTGCTACAACGACCAAGGAGATGTCGTTGATTG GTTCTACATGTACAAGCTGCCTAAAGGACATGACAAAAAACATCCCCATGAGGGTGAGATGTATTTACTGCTGGACAAAGGGAGTGAAGGATGGACCAATGGGAAGGGGACAGTGAACGACACCACGGGTGCTCTGGGCCGGACAGTCGGACAACTGTACTCACAAGGAAAG AACACAGAGGTAGCATACATCCTATACAATGACCAGAGGCCACTCAAGGACCTTGGTGACAGATGGGTTGACAACAGTGGAAGTGGAGGACACACAAAAG GTGTTGTCCTGCTGGATAAGAATCAGGGCTTCTGGTTGGTCCACAGCACCCCTAATTTCCCCCCTGTACGACGGGCAGGACAGTATTATTACCCCGGCAGCGGAGAGCTGTACGGACAAAACTTTATCTGCGTTACCTACCCGCTCGACCGCTTCCAGACCATCG GAGAGCAGCTTCAGATCAATCAGCCTAATGTGTACGACTGCGACGTCCCCGAGTCCTTGGCGTCCCTGGTGCCCGCACTGGCTGCTATCTGTGCGAAAAAACATCTGTCTGCTCACATCTTTCCACATATCAAACCTGTATCCAATCGCAGCGTGACTCTGACCTCAAAGGGTGGCACCAACTTCATCAGCTTTGCCAAAGGAGCCTCTTTTAACAACG ACCTGTACCACTCCTGGGTGGCCCCCAGCCTCCAGTCAGACCTCCTGGTCCAGTTCTGGATTCGCTCCACGGGCATCCTCCCCTCCGACTGCTCGCTGGGCTGGAAGGTTCTGGACATCACGCTCCTCAACCCGGGGCAGACATTCACCTTTAAGACCAGCCAGGACCACTCCAAGTGGGCTGTCAGCCCCAAGGCGGCCGGGTCCGGGCCCGGAGGAGgctgggtgtgtgtgggagacatAAACCGGAACCATgcggaggagaagagaggcGGTGGCACGGTGTGTCTACAGGACCCGGTGGTGTGGAAGGCTTACCGGACGGCGGTGCTAGAGTGTCAGGCTTGCGGAGGAGGAACGGGCCAGTGCTGA
- the rgl2 gene encoding ral guanine nucleotide dissociation stimulator-like 2 isoform X2, with translation MRENEENENASCKFILKISRKLRDRYLSGLAEGKAEPSPMKTTWYCPLDLSTVVEEEEDGVIYNVVVKQQHGTPNSLTSAVSRSQCVKAGTEEKLVLHLLHSFSMGDSSFITIFLSTYRSFSSTGRVLDILCDRLENSPGDNERSQIRQSFNKAVCMVFSTWLSEYPEDFKSLREPSRLLRLAPLLPQYSSSAADLQARLLRIAEELSEKALLPDAHKDQTGFTSLPPDACKFEPTSVLGFPAALIAEQLTKIETELFVRLVPYHCLGSLWSQRDKKGREGVCWSVRATIHQFNKLANAVLASCLCPTNLRSQQRARLLEKWISVAEECRARKNFSSLYAIVSALQSNPIHRLRKTWQDTDREAVRRYEELSEIFSEKDNHSQSRELLKEEGTSKFANLDNRLNNKHLNRSNAQGTVPYLGIFLTDLTMLDTAVKDRLDNGYINFDKRRREFEVLAQIRLLQSSCKHCVFTADEAFIQWYLSAPTLTEEESYRLSNEIEAPGEPSPRGFTPTVIITQCPDLSSSRTSLTGDSDSLFDFPSPVNNLLSKLTKHMRSPSVSCLDVDTSPSTNDSTPATLTPSTPTKSHRRSVSCGNNPPNNIQGSGPDMRIIRIRMDLQDGNLYRSILVTSNDKTHTVISSALEKHNQDPKQTSTYELIQLLPEGKELVIPATGNAFYAMISSSVDFLLRRKGGNTLLGSQPISTETSATFPRIKAKGRRLVRTLF, from the exons GCAGAGCCCTCACCAATGAAGACCACCTGGTACTGTCCTCTGGATCTG TCCACtgtggtggaggaagaggaggatggagtGATATACAATGTGGTGGTCAAGCAGCAGCATGGCACCCCCAATAGTCTGACG TCAGCGGTTTCTCGCTCCCAGTGTGTGAAAGCAGGGACCGAAGAAAAGCTGgtgctccacctcctccactccttTTCTATGGGAGACTCCTCCTTCATCACCATCTTCCTCTCCACCTATCGATCCTTCTCCTCCACGGGGAGAGTGCTGGACATCCTCTGTGACAG ATTGGAGAACTCACCTGGGGACAACGAGAGGAGCCAGATAAGACAATCCTTCAACAA AGCGGTGTGTATGGTGTTTAGCACATGGCTCTCTGAGTATCCTGAAGACTTTAAGAGTTTGCGGGAGCCCTCTCGCCTGCTACGCCTggctcccctcctcccccagtACTCCTCGTCTGCTGCCGACCTCCAAGCTCGCCTCCTCAGGATAGCCGAGGAGCTTAGCGAGAAAGCCCTGCTCCCTGACGCCCATAAAG ATCAAACCGGTTTCACCAGCCTTCCTCCTGACGCCTGCAAGTTTGAACCCACCAGCGTACTTGGATTCCCTGCAGCGCTCATCGCGGAGCAGCTCACCAAAATAGAGACC GAGCTGTTTGTCCGTCTGGTCCCGTACCACTGCCTCGGCTCACTGTGGTCTCAGAGGGACAAGAAAGGAAGGGAAGGCGTTTGTTGGTCCGTCCGGGCCACCATACATCAGTTCAACAAACTGGCCAATGCAGTTTTAGCATCCTGCCTTTGTCCTACAAATCTACGCAGCCAGCAGAGAGCCCGACTGCTGGAGAAGTGGATCAGCGTGGCAGAG GAGTGCCGAGCCAGGAAGAACTTCTCCTCACTGTATGCCATCGTGTCTGCCCTGCAGAGTAATCCCATCCACCGGCTAAGGAAGACGTGGCAGGACACTGACAG GGAGGCGGTGAGGAGATATGAGGAACTGTCAGAAATATTCTCAGAGAAGGACAACCACTCGCAAAGTAGAGAACTCCTCAAGGAG GAGGGCACATCCAAGTTTGCCAACCTTGACAACAGGCTCAACAACAAACATCTTAATCGG TCCAACGCCCAGGGCACTGTGCCATACCTGGGCATCTTCCTCACAGACCTCACCATGCTGGACACTGCAGTCAAAGACAGGCTGGAT AATGGCTACATCAACTTTGACAAAAGGAGAAGG GAATTTGAGGTTTTAGCTCAAATACGTCTCCTACAGTCTTCCTGCAAACACTGTGTTTTCACCGCTGACGAGGCCTTCATACAGTGGTACCTGAGTGCACCCACACTAACAGAGGAGGAAAG TTACAGACTGTCCAATGAAATTGAAGCCCCTGGTGAGCCGAGCCCCCGTGGCTTTACTCCAACAGTCATCATCACACAGTGCCCAGA CCTGAGTAGCTCTCGGACCAGCCTGACTGGTGACAGTGACAGCCTCTTTGACTTCCCCTCCCCTGTCAATAATTTGCTCTCAAAACTCACAAAG CATATGAGATCTCCGTCTGTGTCCTGTCTGGATGTTGACACGTCTCCTTCAACCAATGACTCCACCCCTGCCACGTTGACTCCATCCACTCCCACAAAATCACACCGGCGATCAGTCTCCTGCGGCAACAACCCCCCCAATAACATCCAAGGTTCAGGTCCTGACATGCGAATAATCCGGATACGGATGGACCTGCAGGATGGAAACCTGTACCGAAGCATACTG gTCACAAGCAATGACAAGACCCACACTGTGATCAGCTCTGCCTTAGAAAAGCACAATCAGGACCCCAAACAGACGTCCACATATGAGCTCATCCAACTTCTGCCTGAAGGAAAAG AACTGGTCATCCCTGCTACAGGAAACGCCTTCTACGCCATGATCTCATCTAGTGTTGACTTCCTGTTGAGGAGGAAAGGCGGGAACACTCTTCTGGGTTCACAGCCGATCAGCACGGAGACGAGCGCCACGTTCCCTCGAATCAAGGCCAAGGGGAGGAGACTGGTCAGGACACTATTTTGA